In Hermetia illucens chromosome 1, iHerIll2.2.curated.20191125, whole genome shotgun sequence, one genomic interval encodes:
- the LOC119649637 gene encoding odorant receptor 56a-like has protein sequence MPKYVDDLLKKSEFVCSSELINHQPDLLKSILVSCSDDLTEVKLFSSNYEYVSTVAVFIESATISALLCVQLYIMSKDFSAGYGLYELWSMATVAILWIYYWHANEISHKSNGITNALYSFNWYEIPLPLQKDIAVFMFATMKPITMRSGFIHMNTNSFFMLLKTSYTYFTLLQNFTK, from the exons ATGCCA aaatatgtAGATGATTTATTGAAGAAATCAGAATTCGTCTGCAGTAGCGAACTTATCAAtcatcagcctgacctcttgaAGAGTATTCTCGTTAGTTGTTCCGACGACTTGACAGAAGTTAAGCT tttCAGCAGCAATTATGAATATGTGTCAACCGTAGCCGTTTTCATAGAATCTGCAACTATAAGTGCGTTACTATGCGTCCAATTATATATTATGTCTAAG GATTTTTCAGCTGGGTACGGACTTTATGAACTTTGGAGCATGGCTACCGTCGCAATCCTTTGGATTTATTATtggcatgccaacgagatatcaCATAAG AGTAACGGAATAACAAATGCCTTATATTCATTCAACTGGTATGAAATACCACTTCCTCTGCAGAAGGATATTGCCGTCTTCATGTTTGCAACAATGAAACCTATAACGATGAGGAGCGGATTTATCCATATGAACACAAATTCGTTTTTTATG CTACTCAAAACTTCATACACTTACTTCACATTACTTCAAAACTTCACCAAATGA